One region of Hoeflea sp. 108 genomic DNA includes:
- a CDS encoding DUF1801 domain-containing protein, producing MDKAKTGASGAEASKQIDARIAELSDWRGAMLARLRKLIHEADPEVVEEVKWGGTPVWSHAGIITTGETYKAVVKLTFAKGAQVDDPKSLFNSSLEGNVRRAIDFREGEAVDEEALRALIRAAVAVNVASQAAKKRKS from the coding sequence ATGGACAAGGCAAAGACGGGCGCGAGCGGCGCTGAAGCCTCGAAGCAGATCGACGCCAGGATCGCCGAGCTCTCGGACTGGCGCGGCGCCATGCTCGCGCGCCTGCGCAAGCTCATCCACGAGGCCGACCCCGAGGTGGTCGAGGAGGTCAAATGGGGCGGCACGCCGGTCTGGTCGCATGCCGGCATCATCACCACTGGAGAAACTTACAAGGCGGTGGTCAAGCTGACCTTCGCCAAGGGCGCACAGGTCGACGACCCCAAGAGCCTGTTCAACTCCAGCCTCGAAGGCAACGTCCGCCGCGCCATCGATTTTCGCGAGGGCGAGGCGGTCGACGAGGAGGCACTGAGGGCGCTGATCCGCGCTGCCGTGGCGGTCAATGTGGCAAGCCAGGCAGCCAAGAAGCGGAAGAGCTAG
- a CDS encoding LysR substrate-binding domain-containing protein: MINLTLKQLRYFEALARHSHFGRAADACAISQPAMSVQIKDLEENLGSELFERSARQVRLTGFGEEFAARVRDILRSVDELEDLARASRERLVGRLRIGVIPTVAPYLLPTIIGNLTRLHDGLDIHVRETQTQKLIHELSEGRLDTAIVALPVSEPSLTEVALFEENFVLVRPGEDAGKPVPNREMLREMRLLLLEEGHCFREQALSFCNMQSTRPRELLDGSSLSTLVQMVGAGIGVTLIPEMAVPVETMSASVSIARFRSPQPSRTIGMIWRKASPLADQLMQISEVVRQSAEGLRGQGAVSSQA, encoded by the coding sequence ATGATCAATCTGACGCTCAAGCAGCTTCGCTATTTCGAGGCGCTGGCCCGCCACAGCCATTTCGGCCGCGCGGCGGATGCCTGTGCAATCTCCCAGCCGGCGATGTCGGTGCAGATCAAGGATCTCGAGGAGAATCTAGGGTCCGAGCTGTTCGAGAGAAGCGCCCGGCAGGTCAGGCTGACCGGTTTCGGCGAGGAATTCGCCGCCCGCGTCCGCGACATCCTGCGCTCGGTCGACGAGCTCGAGGACCTGGCGCGCGCCTCCCGCGAGCGGCTGGTGGGGCGGCTGCGCATCGGCGTCATTCCGACTGTCGCGCCTTATCTTCTGCCCACCATCATCGGTAATCTCACCCGCCTGCATGACGGGCTCGACATCCATGTGCGCGAGACACAGACGCAGAAGCTCATTCACGAGCTGTCGGAAGGCCGGCTCGACACGGCCATCGTCGCCTTGCCTGTCTCCGAGCCGTCGCTGACCGAGGTCGCGCTGTTCGAGGAGAATTTCGTGCTCGTCCGACCCGGCGAGGACGCCGGCAAGCCGGTACCCAACCGCGAGATGCTGCGCGAAATGCGCCTGCTGCTGCTCGAGGAGGGCCATTGCTTCCGCGAGCAGGCGCTGTCCTTCTGCAACATGCAGTCGACCCGCCCGCGCGAACTTTTGGACGGCAGCTCGCTGTCGACGCTGGTGCAGATGGTCGGCGCCGGCATCGGCGTGACGCTGATCCCCGAAATGGCGGTCCCGGTTGAAACGATGTCGGCCTCGGTCTCCATCGCCCGCTTCAGGAGCCCGCAGCCGTCGCGCACCATCGGCATGATCTGGCGCAAGGCGAGCCCGCTCGCCGACCAGCTCATGCAGATCTCGGAAGTGGTGCGCCAGTCGGCCGAAGGCCTGCGCGGGCAGGGCGCCGTATCAAGCCAGGCCTGA
- a CDS encoding phosphatase PAP2 family protein — protein sequence MDQEITRWLNAPAGNIPALDMAMLSITRFGVPLLILLVILQWWSRQDRLRVRHVCVAAGLSFLIGLGINQIILLFVHRLRPYDGGVSHLIVERSADWAFPSDHSTAAFAIAAAFLLHGLGRHGAAFLAIAVLVGLSRVYVGTHYVGDVVGGALTGLVAALLVRALYWEGTRADRLITGIL from the coding sequence ATGGATCAGGAAATCACACGCTGGCTCAACGCACCGGCAGGCAACATCCCGGCGCTCGACATGGCAATGCTCTCGATAACGCGTTTCGGCGTGCCGCTGCTGATACTGCTCGTCATCCTGCAATGGTGGAGCAGGCAGGACCGTCTCCGGGTCAGGCATGTTTGCGTCGCGGCCGGGCTCTCATTCCTCATCGGCCTCGGCATCAACCAGATCATCTTGCTCTTCGTGCATCGGCTGCGGCCCTATGATGGCGGGGTCAGCCATCTCATTGTCGAGCGCAGCGCCGACTGGGCGTTCCCGTCGGACCATTCCACGGCAGCTTTTGCCATTGCCGCGGCCTTTCTGCTGCATGGCCTTGGCCGGCACGGCGCGGCCTTCCTGGCGATCGCGGTGCTGGTCGGCCTGTCGCGCGTCTATGTCGGCACCCATTATGTCGGCGATGTCGTCGGCGGTGCGCTGACCGGGCTCGTCGCGGCGCTTCTGGTGCGGGCGCTCTACTGGGAGGGCACTCGCGCCGACAGACTGATCACAGGCATTCTTTAG
- a CDS encoding glutathione S-transferase family protein, producing MFPIMTAFANSPDEGAGQARDMRVRWAFEEVGQPYDVRLVSFPQMKQSAHLRLNPFGQIPTLEDGGLVLFESGAIVLEIAERHAGLLPGDVNGRARAVMWMFAALNTVEPPIVEYDQADLVERDKPWFGQRLPMLQDRIRVRLGQLSAALGEADWLDGAFSAGDLMMVMVLRRLYGSGLLEEFPGVAAYVARGEARPAFQRAFAAQLAVFTAALSG from the coding sequence ATGTTCCCCATCATGACTGCTTTTGCAAATTCGCCCGACGAAGGCGCGGGACAGGCGCGCGACATGCGCGTCCGCTGGGCGTTCGAGGAGGTCGGCCAGCCCTATGACGTCAGGCTGGTCTCGTTCCCGCAGATGAAGCAGTCGGCGCATCTGAGGCTCAACCCCTTCGGCCAGATCCCGACCCTCGAAGATGGCGGCCTCGTCCTGTTCGAGTCGGGTGCCATCGTGCTTGAGATCGCCGAGCGGCATGCCGGCCTTCTGCCCGGCGATGTCAACGGCCGGGCGCGGGCCGTCATGTGGATGTTTGCGGCGCTGAACACGGTCGAGCCGCCGATCGTCGAATACGACCAGGCCGACCTTGTCGAGCGCGACAAGCCCTGGTTCGGCCAGCGCCTGCCGATGCTGCAGGACCGCATCCGTGTCCGCCTCGGCCAGCTGTCCGCGGCCCTTGGCGAGGCCGACTGGCTCGACGGCGCGTTCAGTGCCGGCGACCTGATGATGGTGATGGTGCTGCGGCGTCTCTACGGCTCGGGCCTGCTGGAGGAATTTCCTGGTGTTGCTGCCTATGTCGCCCGCGGCGAGGCGCGGCCCGCTTTCCAGCGCGCCTTCGCCGCCCAGCTCGCGGTTTTCACCGCGGCGTTGTCAGGCTGA
- a CDS encoding CoA ester lyase, producing MSHSLPRPRRSALFVPATNEKAIAKLPQLACDAVIFDLEDAVLPEHKAAARERLARFFAERPEGGREYVVRINSLASPWGADDLAAASGWATDGVVLPKVETARDLLEANDVLDEADAPDTLKLWAMIETPRALLNLPAISELGRDPSARLSCLIAGLNDLAKDTGVKITPDRRYLQPWLLQMVLCARAGGVDMLDSVSNDFRDLDAFALECGEAAAMGFSGKSIIHPAQIGPANAAFSPSDEALAEARAVVDAFALPENTASGVISLGGKMVERLHLAEAERLLARATQLEGLRH from the coding sequence ATGTCACATTCTCTGCCCCGTCCGCGCCGTTCGGCGCTTTTTGTGCCGGCCACCAACGAGAAGGCCATCGCTAAGCTGCCCCAGCTTGCCTGCGACGCCGTCATCTTCGATCTCGAGGATGCCGTGCTGCCCGAGCACAAGGCAGCTGCCCGCGAGCGGCTGGCGCGCTTCTTTGCCGAGCGACCTGAAGGCGGGCGCGAATATGTGGTGCGTATCAATTCGCTTGCCAGTCCCTGGGGTGCTGACGATCTGGCGGCGGCCAGCGGCTGGGCAACGGACGGCGTGGTGCTGCCCAAGGTGGAAACGGCGCGCGATCTGCTCGAAGCCAATGACGTGCTCGACGAGGCCGATGCGCCCGATACGCTGAAGCTCTGGGCGATGATCGAGACGCCGCGGGCATTGCTCAATCTACCGGCCATATCAGAACTCGGCCGCGATCCTTCGGCCCGGCTGTCGTGCCTGATCGCCGGCCTCAACGATCTCGCCAAGGACACCGGCGTCAAGATCACGCCCGATCGTCGTTATCTCCAGCCCTGGCTGCTGCAGATGGTGCTGTGCGCCCGGGCCGGCGGCGTCGACATGCTCGACAGCGTGTCCAACGATTTCCGCGACCTCGATGCCTTTGCCCTCGAATGCGGTGAAGCCGCCGCCATGGGCTTTTCCGGCAAGAGCATTATCCACCCGGCACAGATCGGCCCGGCCAATGCGGCGTTCTCACCTTCGGACGAGGCGCTTGCCGAGGCGCGCGCGGTGGTCGATGCCTTCGCGCTTCCGGAGAATACTGCGTCAGGTGTAATCTCGCTCGGCGGCAAGATGGTCGAGCGGCTGCATCTGGCCGAGGCCGAACGGCTTCTGGCGCGGGCGACACAACTCGAAGGCCTCAGGCACTGA
- a CDS encoding FAD-binding oxidoreductase, which translates to MARYDVVIIGGAIVGSSIAYYLRDEGFTGSIALIERDPQFANAATTLSCASIRQQFSIPENIRLSQFTLGLFRRLKEEFGPDADIGFREGGYLILAGENGLPILKANHDAQMAEGADIVLEDADQLARRFKWISTEGITAGAYGRTGEGWFDAHAMLGLFRKALKTKNVDLITGEVAAIERQGNRLTAVTLATGEKIDAGTVINAAGPNAGKVSAMAGLVLPVEPRKRNVFVFEARDRFDDMPLMVDPSGVYVRPEGSMYITGGAESEDGEQAADPQDFNPDWSLFEEVIWPALATRVPAFEAIKATRAWVGHYDYNALDQNAVIGPHPEVDNFIFANGFSGHGLQQAPAVGKALAELIVHGGYRSIDCSAFGYQRIAEGRPFRELNVI; encoded by the coding sequence ATGGCACGCTACGACGTGGTCATCATCGGCGGCGCGATCGTCGGCAGCTCGATCGCCTACTATCTGCGCGACGAGGGTTTCACCGGCTCGATTGCGCTGATCGAGCGCGACCCGCAATTCGCCAACGCGGCGACCACTTTGTCCTGCGCCTCTATCCGCCAGCAATTCTCCATTCCCGAGAACATCCGCCTGTCGCAGTTCACGCTCGGTCTGTTCCGGCGCCTGAAGGAGGAGTTCGGCCCCGATGCCGACATCGGCTTCCGCGAGGGCGGCTATCTGATCCTCGCCGGCGAGAACGGCCTGCCGATCCTCAAGGCCAACCACGACGCGCAGATGGCCGAGGGCGCCGACATCGTGCTTGAGGACGCCGACCAGCTTGCCAGGCGCTTCAAATGGATCTCGACCGAAGGCATCACCGCCGGCGCCTATGGCCGGACGGGCGAAGGCTGGTTTGACGCGCATGCCATGCTCGGCCTGTTCCGCAAGGCGCTGAAGACCAAAAACGTCGACTTGATCACCGGCGAGGTGGCAGCCATCGAGCGCCAGGGCAACCGCCTGACCGCGGTCACGCTCGCCACTGGCGAAAAGATCGATGCCGGCACGGTCATCAACGCCGCCGGTCCCAACGCCGGCAAGGTTTCGGCCATGGCCGGCCTGGTGCTGCCGGTCGAGCCGCGCAAGCGCAACGTCTTCGTGTTCGAGGCGCGCGACCGCTTCGACGACATGCCGCTGATGGTCGATCCCAGCGGCGTCTATGTTCGCCCCGAGGGCTCGATGTACATCACCGGCGGCGCCGAGAGCGAGGACGGCGAGCAGGCGGCGGACCCACAGGATTTCAACCCCGACTGGTCGCTGTTCGAGGAAGTGATCTGGCCCGCGCTCGCCACCCGCGTGCCGGCCTTCGAGGCGATCAAGGCGACGCGCGCCTGGGTCGGCCACTACGACTACAACGCGCTCGACCAGAACGCCGTCATCGGCCCGCATCCCGAGGTCGACAACTTCATCTTCGCCAACGGTTTTTCCGGCCACGGCCTGCAACAGGCGCCGGCGGTCGGCAAGGCGCTGGCCGAGCTCATCGTCCATGGCGGCTACCGTTCGATCGACTGCTCGGCCTTCGGCTACCAGCGCATCGCTGAGGGCCGCCCATTCCGCGAACTGAACGTGATCTAG
- a CDS encoding AraC family transcriptional regulator yields MATPQRQEWPFPPGAECLAAWKDAISLLVDCSIPEDADPALFDFHGCAWQLPGAFLHVNGGSAMAMSRTQQVIDERPTPHMVLFMVLEGRVTSNYDGLIQEHEPGDIVVVDYSLPYESQTSGFEAIALTFDKASVPVEFQSNTHGLVLTANDPTGAMLGGQIRALAEHIDGLSVHQGQVIVEGILNFAAAAFATPATRERRDKRFLFQRASSAARQGLSDPDFGPDELVAALGVSRSKLFRLFEPHGGVQRWMLAERLRASLQSILRSTPDHKISAIARNHGFRSEAHFSRAFHKRYQISPSSVRTLSRDSLRMATYDTLLRRGDGNGGAIVEAWLAAARA; encoded by the coding sequence ATGGCGACACCACAACGACAGGAATGGCCGTTTCCGCCCGGCGCGGAGTGTCTGGCCGCGTGGAAAGATGCGATTTCCCTGCTTGTCGACTGCTCCATTCCGGAGGATGCGGATCCTGCGCTTTTTGATTTTCACGGGTGCGCCTGGCAGCTTCCGGGCGCTTTCCTGCATGTGAACGGCGGTTCGGCGATGGCCATGTCGCGGACGCAGCAGGTCATCGACGAGCGGCCGACCCCGCATATGGTGCTGTTCATGGTCCTGGAAGGGCGGGTGACGAGCAACTATGACGGGCTGATCCAGGAACATGAGCCCGGCGACATCGTCGTCGTCGACTACTCCTTGCCCTATGAGAGCCAGACGTCGGGCTTCGAAGCCATCGCGCTGACCTTCGACAAGGCAAGCGTGCCGGTCGAATTCCAGAGCAACACGCACGGTCTGGTGCTGACAGCGAACGACCCCACCGGCGCCATGCTGGGCGGCCAGATCAGGGCACTGGCCGAGCACATCGACGGCCTCAGCGTTCACCAGGGCCAGGTGATCGTCGAGGGCATCCTGAATTTTGCCGCGGCCGCCTTTGCAACGCCCGCAACGCGGGAACGGCGCGACAAGCGTTTTCTGTTCCAGCGCGCATCGTCGGCGGCGCGACAGGGCCTGTCCGATCCCGACTTCGGCCCGGATGAGCTGGTGGCGGCGCTGGGGGTCTCGCGGTCGAAGCTGTTCCGCCTGTTCGAGCCGCATGGCGGCGTGCAGCGCTGGATGCTGGCCGAGCGGCTGAGGGCAAGCCTGCAGAGCATTCTGCGCTCGACCCCGGATCACAAGATATCAGCCATCGCCCGCAATCACGGCTTTCGCAGCGAGGCACATTTCAGCCGGGCCTTTCACAAGCGGTACCAGATCAGTCCCAGCTCTGTCCGCACGCTATCAAGGGATTCGCTGCGCATGGCGACCTACGACACCTTGCTGAGGCGCGGCGACGGCAATGGCGGCGCCATCGTCGAAGCCTGGCTCGCGGCCGCGCGCGCCTGA
- the katG gene encoding catalase/peroxidase HPI, which yields MDTKTETSAGKCPVAHKPTGTGNRDWWPNQLDLSVLHQHSSLSDPMGEAFDYAKEFDNLDLDAVIADLKALMTDSQDWWPADFGHYGPLFIRMAWHSAGTYRIGDGRGGAGAGQQRFAPLNSWPDNVNLDKARRLLWPIKQKYGRQISWADLMILTGNVALETMGFKTFGFAGGRADVWEPEQDIYWGKEGKWLADERYSGDRELEGPLAAVQMGLIYVNPEGPNGNPDPLAAARDIRETFARMAMNDEETVALIAGGHTFGKTHGAGDAANVGAEPEAADIEQQGLGWHNSFGTGKGGDTIGSGLEVTWTTTPTKWSNNFFWNLFGYDWELTKSPAGAQQWTPKHNMGAGTVPDAHDASKRHAPAMLTTDLALRFDPAYEKVSRRFFENPDQFADAFARAWFKLTHRDMGPLARYRGPLVPKEELIWQDPIPAINHELVNDADITALKAKILGSGLTVSQLASTAWASASTFRGSDMRGGANGARIRLAPQKDWAVNQPAQLASVLEKLEAIQSEFNAQSGTKKVSLADLIVLGGAAAVEKAAKDAGHDVKVPFAPGRMDASQDQTDVDSFAPLEPSADGFRNYSSGRQRLSAEENLVDRAQLLTLTAPELTVLVGGLRVLGANAGDSAHGVFTARPGTLSNDFFVNLLDMGTEWKATSEAKDVFEGRDRKSGEVKWTATRVDLLFGSHSQLRALAEVYGSSDAGAKFARDFVKAWNKVMNADRFDIA from the coding sequence ATGGATACCAAGACTGAGACGAGCGCGGGCAAATGCCCTGTCGCACACAAGCCCACCGGTACCGGCAATCGTGACTGGTGGCCGAACCAGCTGGACCTGAGCGTCCTGCACCAGCATTCCAGCCTGTCCGATCCGATGGGCGAGGCCTTCGACTACGCCAAGGAATTCGATAATCTCGACCTCGACGCCGTGATCGCCGACCTCAAGGCGCTGATGACGGATTCGCAGGATTGGTGGCCGGCCGATTTCGGCCATTATGGCCCGCTCTTCATCCGCATGGCCTGGCACAGCGCCGGCACCTACCGCATCGGCGACGGTCGCGGTGGCGCGGGTGCTGGCCAGCAGCGTTTTGCCCCGCTCAACAGCTGGCCTGACAACGTCAACCTCGACAAAGCCCGCCGCCTGCTGTGGCCGATCAAGCAGAAATACGGCCGCCAGATCTCCTGGGCCGACCTGATGATCCTGACAGGCAACGTCGCGCTGGAGACGATGGGCTTCAAGACCTTCGGCTTTGCCGGCGGCCGTGCCGACGTCTGGGAGCCCGAACAGGACATCTACTGGGGTAAGGAAGGCAAGTGGCTGGCCGACGAGCGCTACAGCGGCGACCGCGAGCTCGAAGGACCGCTGGCAGCGGTGCAGATGGGTCTGATCTACGTCAACCCCGAGGGCCCGAACGGCAATCCGGACCCGCTGGCAGCCGCCCGCGACATCCGCGAGACCTTCGCCCGCATGGCGATGAACGACGAGGAAACCGTGGCGCTGATCGCCGGCGGCCACACCTTCGGCAAGACCCATGGCGCAGGCGACGCAGCCAATGTCGGCGCCGAGCCTGAAGCCGCCGACATCGAGCAGCAGGGCCTGGGCTGGCACAACAGCTTCGGCACCGGCAAGGGCGGTGACACCATCGGTTCGGGTCTTGAGGTGACCTGGACGACGACGCCGACCAAGTGGAGCAACAACTTCTTCTGGAACCTGTTCGGCTACGACTGGGAGCTGACCAAGAGCCCGGCCGGCGCGCAGCAGTGGACGCCGAAGCACAATATGGGCGCCGGCACCGTGCCGGATGCGCATGACGCGTCCAAGCGCCACGCCCCGGCGATGCTGACGACCGACCTGGCGCTGCGCTTCGATCCGGCCTACGAGAAGGTCTCGCGCCGCTTCTTCGAGAATCCGGACCAGTTCGCCGACGCCTTCGCCCGTGCCTGGTTCAAGCTGACCCACCGCGACATGGGGCCGCTCGCCCGCTATCGCGGCCCGCTGGTGCCGAAGGAAGAGCTGATCTGGCAGGACCCGATCCCGGCCATCAACCATGAGCTGGTCAATGACGCCGACATTACGGCCCTCAAGGCCAAGATCCTCGGCTCGGGCCTGACGGTGTCGCAGCTGGCGTCGACCGCCTGGGCTTCGGCCTCGACCTTCCGCGGTTCGGACATGCGCGGCGGCGCCAATGGGGCGCGCATCCGCCTTGCCCCGCAGAAGGATTGGGCCGTCAACCAGCCGGCGCAGCTGGCTTCGGTGCTGGAGAAGCTCGAGGCGATCCAGTCGGAGTTCAACGCACAGTCGGGCACCAAGAAGGTGTCGCTGGCCGACCTGATCGTGCTCGGCGGCGCTGCAGCGGTCGAGAAGGCCGCCAAGGATGCCGGCCATGACGTGAAGGTGCCGTTTGCGCCGGGCCGCATGGACGCCTCGCAGGACCAGACCGATGTCGACTCCTTCGCCCCGCTCGAGCCGTCCGCCGATGGCTTCCGCAACTATTCGAGCGGCAGGCAGCGCCTGAGCGCCGAGGAGAACCTCGTCGACCGGGCCCAGTTGCTGACGCTGACCGCACCTGAGCTGACGGTGCTGGTGGGTGGTCTGCGCGTGCTCGGCGCCAATGCGGGCGATTCCGCCCATGGCGTCTTCACCGCCCGTCCCGGCACGCTCTCCAACGACTTCTTCGTCAACCTGCTCGACATGGGCACGGAGTGGAAGGCGACATCAGAGGCCAAGGACGTGTTCGAAGGCCGCGACCGCAAGAGCGGCGAGGTCAAGTGGACCGCGACCCGTGTCGACCTGCTGTTCGGCTCGCACTCGCAGCTGCGCGCGCTGGCCGAGGTCTATGGTTCGTCCGACGCCGGCGCGAAGTTCGCCAGGGACTTCGTCAAGGCATGGAACAAGGTGATGAACGCGGATCGCTTCGACATCGCCTGA
- a CDS encoding DUF1737 domain-containing protein, whose protein sequence is MKLYRFLTGPDDATFCHKVTAALNKGWHLFGSPTYSFDAETKTMRCGQAVVKDVDGVEYDPGIKLGDF, encoded by the coding sequence ATGAAACTCTACCGCTTCCTCACCGGCCCCGACGACGCCACCTTCTGCCACAAGGTGACCGCAGCCCTGAACAAGGGCTGGCACCTGTTCGGCTCGCCGACCTATTCCTTCGACGCCGAAACCAAGACGATGCGCTGCGGCCAGGCGGTGGTGAAGGATGTCGACGGCGTCGAATACGACCCCGGCATCAAGCTCGGCGATTTCTGA
- a CDS encoding metallopeptidase family protein — protein MARIYKTRAWHDQLSPSIEEMELLALEAYAHLPQEFRQLTGDVVIQMAEFPTDEIMDDLSLETPFDLLGLFEGRGIAERWNPQTGEGPNRVTLYRRAILDYWAENEETLGDIVTHVLIHEIGHHFGLSDDDMERLEASVD, from the coding sequence ATGGCCCGCATCTACAAGACCCGCGCCTGGCACGACCAGCTTTCGCCCTCGATCGAGGAAATGGAACTCCTGGCGCTTGAAGCCTACGCACACCTGCCGCAAGAATTTCGCCAGCTGACCGGCGATGTCGTCATCCAGATGGCCGAGTTCCCGACCGACGAGATCATGGACGACCTGTCGCTGGAGACGCCCTTCGACCTGCTCGGCCTGTTCGAGGGACGCGGCATTGCCGAGCGCTGGAATCCGCAGACCGGCGAAGGCCCCAACCGCGTCACCCTCTACCGCCGCGCCATCCTCGACTATTGGGCCGAGAACGAAGAAACCCTGGGCGACATCGTCACCCACGTGCTGATCCACGAGATCGGCCATCATTTCGGCCTGTCGGACGACGACATGGAGCGGCTGGAAGCCTCGGTCGACTAA
- a CDS encoding outer membrane protein: MKKSARITIVYSMMILGLSSAQAADVISEQTPSPVAERFAYDWSGLHVGVHGGIGGGTFDNSYIIETEVGPIGYYVSDRAFGGFGGFQVGYNRQFASNWVAGVEADLSLSEIKAEHSESTEGFSSRYTVQVDWFGTVRGRLGYAEENVLFYGTGGAAYGKISYSDSDSDGFSEALSDTNLGWTAGAGVEYGITDNVTLKTEYLYVDLGSLKGTNLIFTGDRIEMDTAFHTLKTGLNYKF, translated from the coding sequence TTGAAAAAATCTGCCAGAATTACGATCGTTTATTCCATGATGATCTTGGGCCTGTCCTCGGCGCAGGCTGCCGACGTGATCAGCGAGCAGACTCCGTCGCCAGTCGCGGAGCGCTTTGCCTATGACTGGAGCGGCCTCCACGTAGGTGTCCACGGCGGCATCGGCGGCGGCACGTTCGACAATTCGTACATCATCGAAACTGAGGTTGGCCCGATTGGCTATTACGTCAGCGACCGGGCATTTGGTGGTTTCGGTGGCTTCCAGGTCGGCTACAACAGGCAATTCGCTTCGAATTGGGTCGCGGGCGTCGAGGCGGATTTGTCCCTGTCCGAGATCAAGGCCGAGCATAGCGAGTCGACCGAAGGCTTCAGCTCCCGATATACGGTCCAGGTCGATTGGTTCGGCACCGTGCGCGGCCGTCTCGGCTACGCCGAAGAGAATGTTCTGTTCTACGGCACGGGCGGCGCAGCCTATGGCAAGATTTCTTATTCAGACAGCGATAGCGACGGGTTCAGCGAGGCGCTTTCCGACACCAATTTGGGCTGGACCGCCGGCGCGGGCGTCGAATATGGCATCACCGATAATGTCACGCTGAAGACCGAATATCTCTACGTCGATCTCGGCAGCCTGAAGGGGACGAATCTTATCTTCACCGGAGACCGGATCGAGATGGATACCGCCTTCCATACGCTGAAGACCGGCTTGAACTACAAGTTCTGA
- a CDS encoding DUF930 domain-containing protein — MPPRFHSTSVGMADETSNRRRDSLWALPASLILHGLLIAVLVAYSQPRAAQQPEEEAVNVTLAPPPEQPRPEPAPPPPPPKPPEEKKPEEPKQPPVAETEPAQPAKIEVLKPVFQFGEKDAGSGKSAEQGGGVQTPSPATDDGAKPPAETRPDAEKQAEAAKDTQPVQDVPNEVATAQDTPNQAAAPQDAGQQAEDKQVGLAEGADQQTAAAPPALGAEGSDGELALPALAKAPEPRPAAAAKPSRSEFTKPGGASRAPSQRNADVAAAQPFSGLPGVRRPQSQGGDALSTTAMAGVPRDKRAARLCASALQQQLLQASYSPDLVPLVPLKRGNVLDVPEAAFRTRTAWHELSYRCEVDADATTIRSLTFRVGGTIPRDQWRRLGLPSGN, encoded by the coding sequence ATGCCGCCCAGATTTCACTCCACATCGGTCGGCATGGCGGACGAGACAAGCAACCGACGTCGGGACTCGCTGTGGGCATTGCCCGCATCGCTGATCCTGCACGGGCTGCTGATTGCGGTGCTGGTGGCCTACAGCCAGCCGAGGGCTGCGCAGCAGCCTGAGGAGGAAGCGGTGAACGTCACGCTGGCGCCGCCGCCGGAACAGCCGAGGCCGGAACCCGCCCCGCCACCGCCACCCCCGAAGCCTCCCGAGGAGAAGAAGCCCGAGGAGCCGAAGCAACCGCCTGTGGCGGAAACCGAGCCGGCCCAGCCGGCGAAGATCGAGGTATTGAAGCCGGTTTTCCAGTTCGGGGAGAAAGATGCCGGCTCCGGCAAGTCGGCCGAGCAGGGAGGAGGTGTGCAGACACCTTCACCGGCGACGGATGACGGCGCGAAGCCACCTGCTGAGACGCGGCCGGACGCCGAAAAGCAGGCGGAGGCGGCGAAGGATACCCAGCCGGTCCAGGATGTGCCGAACGAGGTCGCCACGGCCCAGGACACGCCCAACCAGGCGGCCGCGCCCCAGGACGCAGGTCAGCAGGCCGAGGACAAGCAAGTCGGCCTTGCCGAAGGTGCTGACCAGCAGACAGCTGCGGCTCCGCCAGCCCTTGGGGCCGAAGGCAGCGATGGCGAGTTGGCGCTGCCCGCTTTGGCCAAGGCGCCCGAGCCGAGGCCCGCGGCCGCGGCGAAGCCCAGCCGTTCGGAGTTCACGAAGCCCGGAGGGGCAAGCAGGGCGCCAAGCCAGCGGAATGCGGATGTTGCCGCAGCGCAGCCCTTTTCGGGATTGCCAGGAGTCCGGAGGCCGCAGTCGCAGGGCGGCGACGCCTTGAGCACGACCGCGATGGCCGGCGTGCCGCGTGACAAGCGGGCCGCGAGGCTGTGCGCCAGCGCGCTGCAGCAGCAACTGCTGCAGGCGTCCTATTCCCCCGACCTGGTGCCGCTCGTGCCGCTGAAGCGGGGCAACGTGCTCGACGTTCCGGAGGCCGCGTTCCGCACGCGGACGGCATGGCACGAGCTGAGCTATCGCTGTGAGGTCGACGCCGACGCCACCACGATCCGGTCGCTGACCTTCCGCGTCGGCGGGACGATCCCGCGCGACCAATGGCGGCGTCTCGGACTGCCCTCCGGCAATTAG